A single Clostridium sp. AN503 DNA region contains:
- a CDS encoding MIP family channel protein has product MNMKKYVAEFIGTMVLVIFGCGSAVAANTLLGGAGQELPLAFSTLLISFAFGLSIVAMAYSIGNVSGCHINPAVSLAMFISGKLDSKDFVGYLIAQFAGGIVGAAVLCVFFGSNASLGTNGYGAASALGTGMGVAFLVEVVLTFTFLLAILGVTSKVENSPVAGLVIGLTLTLIHILGIPFTGTSVNPARSFGPALLAGGQALSQVWLFIVAPLAGAALAAYVYKFITSEK; this is encoded by the coding sequence ATGAACATGAAGAAGTATGTAGCAGAGTTTATTGGCACCATGGTACTGGTCATCTTTGGCTGCGGAAGCGCAGTAGCGGCAAACACCCTGCTGGGCGGCGCAGGACAGGAACTGCCTTTGGCATTTTCTACTCTGCTGATCTCTTTTGCATTTGGCCTGTCTATCGTTGCCATGGCCTACTCGATCGGCAATGTATCCGGCTGTCATATCAACCCGGCGGTATCCCTTGCGATGTTCATCAGCGGCAAACTGGATTCTAAGGATTTCGTGGGATATCTCATAGCACAGTTTGCAGGCGGCATTGTGGGTGCGGCGGTTTTGTGTGTATTCTTCGGGAGCAATGCATCTCTGGGAACCAACGGTTACGGCGCCGCAAGCGCACTGGGGACCGGGATGGGAGTTGCCTTCCTGGTTGAAGTGGTTTTGACCTTTACCTTCCTTCTGGCGATCCTGGGCGTTACCTCCAAGGTGGAGAACAGCCCGGTAGCAGGTCTTGTCATTGGCTTGACCCTGACCCTGATCCATATTTTGGGAATCCCGTTTACAGGGACCAGCGTGAACCCGGCGAGAAGCTTCGGACCGGCGTTGCTGGCAGGCGGACAGGCATTGAGCCAGGTTTGGTTGTTTATTGTGGCGCCGCTGGCAGGCGCGGCACTGGCAGCTTACGTGTACAAGTTTATCACATCTGAAAAGTAA